A genomic region of Luteibacter aegosomatissinici contains the following coding sequences:
- the murG gene encoding undecaprenyldiphospho-muramoylpentapeptide beta-N-acetylglucosaminyltransferase, giving the protein MSGPVLIMAGGTGGHIFPGLAVADELRAQGVPVAWLGAEGGMETRVVPAHDIALHTVKVGGLRGKGLKTRVLAPLMLVRALFDSLALLRKLRPRCVLSMGGYVAGPAGVAARLAGIPLVVHEQNAVAGFTNRKLASFAKRVLTGFPNVLPGAEWVGNPVRASIAALPAPAVRFHHRQGAPRLLVLGGSLGARTLNTSVPKALALLAAHDVRPEVVHQTGERGLQEAVDAYTAAGVAANVVPFIEDMAGAYEWTDVVLCRAGALTVAELCAAGLEAVLVPFPHAVDDHQTANARAMVDMGGARIITDASLNEAESPRVLAQLLVDLFADREQILSAANASRSLAKPDAASTIARHCMEVSA; this is encoded by the coding sequence ATGAGCGGCCCCGTGCTGATCATGGCCGGTGGAACCGGCGGCCACATCTTCCCCGGCCTGGCCGTGGCCGATGAGCTGCGCGCGCAGGGCGTGCCGGTCGCGTGGCTGGGCGCCGAGGGTGGCATGGAAACCCGCGTGGTGCCGGCGCACGACATCGCGCTGCACACCGTGAAGGTGGGTGGCCTGCGTGGCAAGGGCCTGAAGACCCGCGTGCTCGCGCCGCTCATGCTGGTGCGCGCCCTGTTTGATTCGCTGGCGCTGCTGCGCAAGCTGCGCCCGCGTTGCGTGCTCTCGATGGGCGGGTATGTCGCCGGCCCCGCCGGTGTCGCCGCGCGCCTGGCCGGCATCCCGCTGGTGGTGCACGAGCAGAATGCCGTGGCTGGCTTCACCAACCGCAAGCTCGCATCGTTCGCGAAGCGCGTGCTCACCGGCTTCCCCAACGTACTGCCCGGCGCGGAGTGGGTGGGTAACCCGGTGCGCGCCTCGATCGCTGCGCTGCCGGCGCCGGCCGTGCGCTTCCACCATCGCCAGGGCGCGCCGCGCCTGCTGGTACTCGGCGGCAGCCTGGGTGCGCGTACGTTGAACACCAGCGTGCCGAAGGCGCTGGCCCTGCTGGCTGCGCACGATGTGCGCCCGGAAGTCGTCCACCAGACCGGCGAGCGCGGCTTGCAGGAAGCGGTGGATGCCTACACCGCCGCCGGTGTCGCTGCCAACGTCGTGCCGTTCATCGAAGACATGGCCGGTGCGTACGAATGGACCGACGTGGTGCTCTGCCGTGCCGGCGCGCTCACCGTGGCCGAACTGTGCGCCGCCGGCCTCGAAGCCGTGCTGGTGCCGTTCCCGCACGCCGTGGATGACCACCAGACGGCCAACGCCCGCGCCATGGTCGATATGGGCGGCGCGCGCATCATCACCGATGCCTCGCTCAACGAGGCCGAATCGCCGCGCGTGCTCGCGCAGCTGCTTGTCGATCTGTTCGCCGATCGCGAGCAGATCCTTTCCGCCGCGAACGCCTCGCGTTCGCTTGCCAAACCCGACGCTGCATCAACGATTGCCCGTCACTGCATGGAGGTTTCCGCATGA
- the ftsW gene encoding putative lipid II flippase FtsW: MFGFGNKQAQRRQGPRGSFDIPLLVAALALAAIGVVMVTSSSIAVADGSHVGAFYYLKKHIGFLVGGCILAGIAMRTELKLIEKHSTLLLLLGVVGLLLVFVPGFGMRINGARRWINLFVTSFQPVEAMKVILVAYLSSYLVRHREGVEYELFGVVKPIGVAGFIVLLLLAQPDFGSAALVVATTVGMVWLAGARMRNLVLLALPLVPLLIYAATAEDYRIKRLTSFLDPWKDPFNDGFQLTQALIAVGRGEWLGVGLGSSVQKLFYLPEAHTDFILAVLAEELGLAGIATVIGLYVVLVGRGLYIGLKGVELGHRFSGYVAYGISLMLGFQAMVSIGVNLGVLPTKGLTLPLISSGGSSVLMTCCMVGVLLRATFEINRAEDARQTAVRNPAAAVPTANAIGGIA; the protein is encoded by the coding sequence ATGTTCGGCTTCGGCAACAAGCAGGCACAGCGCCGCCAGGGCCCGCGGGGGAGTTTCGACATCCCGCTGCTCGTGGCTGCGCTCGCGCTCGCGGCGATCGGCGTGGTCATGGTCACGTCGAGCTCCATTGCCGTGGCCGATGGTTCGCATGTCGGTGCCTTCTACTACCTCAAGAAGCACATTGGCTTCCTCGTGGGTGGTTGCATCCTGGCCGGCATCGCCATGCGCACCGAGCTGAAGCTGATCGAGAAGCACAGCACGCTGCTGCTCCTGCTGGGCGTCGTGGGCCTGCTGCTGGTGTTCGTGCCCGGCTTCGGCATGCGCATCAATGGCGCGCGCCGCTGGATCAACCTGTTCGTCACCAGCTTCCAGCCGGTGGAAGCCATGAAGGTGATCCTGGTCGCTTACCTGTCCAGCTACCTCGTGCGCCACCGCGAAGGCGTGGAATACGAACTGTTCGGCGTGGTGAAGCCGATCGGCGTGGCGGGCTTCATCGTGCTGTTGCTGCTGGCCCAGCCGGACTTCGGCTCGGCCGCGCTCGTGGTCGCCACCACGGTCGGCATGGTGTGGCTGGCCGGTGCGCGCATGCGCAACCTTGTGCTGCTTGCGCTGCCGCTGGTGCCGCTGCTGATCTACGCGGCGACCGCCGAGGATTACCGCATCAAGCGCCTCACCTCGTTCCTGGATCCGTGGAAGGATCCGTTCAACGACGGTTTCCAGCTGACCCAGGCCTTGATCGCCGTGGGCCGTGGCGAATGGCTGGGCGTAGGGCTGGGCTCCAGCGTACAGAAGCTGTTCTACCTGCCGGAGGCGCATACCGACTTCATCCTGGCCGTGCTCGCCGAAGAACTCGGCCTGGCAGGCATCGCCACCGTCATCGGCCTGTACGTCGTGCTGGTGGGCCGTGGCCTGTACATCGGCCTGAAAGGCGTGGAGCTTGGCCACCGCTTCTCTGGCTATGTGGCCTACGGCATCTCGCTGATGCTCGGTTTCCAGGCCATGGTCTCCATTGGCGTGAACCTGGGCGTGCTGCCGACCAAGGGACTCACCCTGCCGCTGATCAGCTCGGGCGGCTCGTCGGTGCTGATGACCTGCTGCATGGTGGGTGTGCTGCTGCGCGCCACCTTTGAAATCAACCGCGCCGAGGATGCTCGCCAGACGGCGGTGCGCAACCCGGCTGCCGCCGTGCCCACGGCCAACGCCATCGGGGGGATCGCATGA
- the mraY gene encoding phospho-N-acetylmuramoyl-pentapeptide-transferase translates to MLLELAEWMARHFTSLHLFQYITFRAIMAALTALAVSLLLGPALIRKLAALKAGQVVRSDGPQTHLSKAGTPTMGGTLIIFAIGIATLLWADLNNRYVWVVLLVTLAFGAIGFYDDYRKLVLKDSRGLASRWKYFWQSVFGLAAALFLYYTHQLPAETALYVPLFKQVALPLGLLFVVIGYFIIVGFSNAVNLTDGLDGLAIMPSVLVSGALGIFAYLAGNKLFSEYLGIPSIPGAGELAVFCSALAGAGLGFLWFNTYPAQVFMGDVGALAIGAALGCVALIVRQEIVLLVMGGVFVMETASVMLQVGSFKLRGKRIFRMAPIHHHFELKGWPEPRVIVRFWIISVVLVLIGLATLKVR, encoded by the coding sequence ATGCTGCTTGAACTGGCGGAATGGATGGCTCGGCACTTCACGTCGCTGCATCTTTTCCAATACATCACGTTCCGCGCGATCATGGCGGCGCTCACCGCGCTGGCCGTCTCACTGCTGCTTGGTCCCGCGCTGATCCGCAAGCTGGCCGCGCTGAAGGCCGGCCAGGTGGTGCGCAGCGACGGCCCGCAGACCCACCTTTCCAAGGCCGGTACCCCGACCATGGGCGGCACGCTGATCATTTTTGCGATCGGCATTGCCACGCTGCTTTGGGCCGACCTGAACAACCGCTACGTCTGGGTGGTGCTGCTCGTGACGCTGGCTTTCGGCGCCATCGGTTTCTACGACGACTACCGCAAGCTGGTGCTGAAGGACAGCCGTGGCCTCGCCAGCCGCTGGAAGTACTTCTGGCAATCGGTGTTCGGCCTGGCTGCCGCGCTGTTCCTCTACTACACGCACCAGCTGCCGGCGGAGACCGCGCTGTACGTGCCGCTGTTCAAGCAGGTGGCGCTGCCGCTGGGCCTGCTGTTCGTGGTGATTGGTTATTTCATCATCGTGGGCTTCTCCAACGCGGTGAACCTGACCGATGGCCTCGACGGCCTGGCGATCATGCCGAGCGTGCTGGTCTCCGGTGCCTTGGGCATCTTTGCCTACCTCGCCGGCAACAAGCTGTTCTCGGAATACCTCGGCATCCCGTCTATTCCGGGCGCGGGCGAGCTGGCGGTGTTCTGCAGCGCGCTGGCCGGCGCCGGCCTTGGCTTCCTCTGGTTCAACACGTACCCGGCCCAGGTGTTCATGGGCGACGTGGGTGCGCTGGCCATCGGCGCCGCGCTCGGCTGCGTGGCGCTGATCGTGCGCCAGGAAATCGTGTTGCTGGTGATGGGCGGTGTGTTCGTGATGGAAACCGCCTCGGTGATGTTGCAGGTGGGCAGCTTCAAGCTGCGCGGCAAACGCATCTTCCGCATGGCACCCATCCACCACCATTTTGAACTGAAGGGCTGGCCCGAGCCGCGGGTCATCGTGCGCTTCTGGATCATCAGCGTCGTGCTGGTGCTTATTGGTCTTGCTACGTTGAAGGTGCGCTAA
- a CDS encoding UDP-N-acetylmuramoyl-tripeptide--D-alanyl-D-alanine ligase has translation MMRLSAVALWTRGRLQGADTEVTGFAIDTRKLQKGDLFVALPGEHVDGHDYVAAAAAKGAAAALVTHPVAVDLPQVIVNDTQLALGDLASAVRAQNNKVRVIGITGSNGKTTVKTLTTSILSRHGRTHVNAGNFNNELGMPLTLLAMPDDTEYAVLEMGAGKPGDIDYLAAIARPDIGLVNSIAAAHLERMGTIEGVAETKGALYQSLPADGVAIINADDERFAGFFTGLAGSRRVLRYALEHRADIGADIIEERIDGTHFVLSTPHGDGDVHLPLAGRHNVANALAAAAIATALDVPVETIVEGLEQVPHVAGRLNLEPMPGGWTLIDDSYNANPGSAAAAIDTLALARGERWLILGDMAELGNDTLKLHAGIGKLAHQRGIERLLATGVKSAEAANAFGAGAQHFATQEDLIEAACAQIHEGVTVLVKGSRSSGMERVVAAMKKYAEGASHAA, from the coding sequence ATGATGCGTCTCTCCGCCGTCGCCCTGTGGACCCGCGGCCGCCTGCAGGGCGCCGACACCGAGGTCACCGGCTTCGCCATCGATACCCGCAAGCTGCAGAAGGGCGACCTGTTCGTCGCGCTCCCGGGTGAGCATGTCGATGGCCACGATTACGTCGCCGCCGCCGCCGCGAAGGGTGCCGCCGCCGCGCTCGTCACCCACCCGGTGGCCGTGGATCTCCCGCAGGTGATCGTCAACGACACGCAGCTGGCACTGGGCGACCTGGCCAGCGCCGTGCGTGCGCAGAACAACAAGGTGCGGGTGATCGGCATCACCGGCTCGAACGGCAAGACCACGGTGAAGACGCTCACCACGTCGATCCTGTCGCGCCACGGCCGCACCCACGTCAATGCCGGCAATTTCAACAATGAGCTGGGCATGCCGCTCACGCTGCTGGCCATGCCCGACGACACCGAATACGCGGTGCTAGAAATGGGCGCCGGCAAGCCGGGCGATATCGATTACCTGGCTGCCATCGCACGGCCCGATATCGGCCTCGTGAACTCCATCGCCGCCGCGCATCTTGAGCGCATGGGCACGATCGAAGGCGTCGCCGAAACCAAGGGCGCGCTGTACCAGTCGCTGCCCGCCGATGGCGTCGCCATCATCAATGCGGATGACGAGCGCTTCGCCGGCTTCTTCACCGGCCTGGCCGGCTCGCGCCGCGTGCTGCGTTATGCGCTGGAACACCGCGCGGACATCGGCGCCGACATTATCGAAGAGCGCATCGACGGCACCCATTTCGTCCTGTCCACGCCGCATGGCGACGGCGATGTGCACCTGCCCCTGGCCGGCCGCCACAACGTCGCCAACGCGCTGGCCGCCGCGGCCATCGCGACCGCGCTGGATGTGCCGGTGGAGACGATCGTGGAAGGCCTGGAACAGGTGCCGCATGTGGCCGGCCGCCTGAATCTCGAGCCGATGCCCGGCGGCTGGACACTGATCGACGACAGCTACAACGCCAACCCGGGTTCCGCCGCGGCCGCGATCGATACGCTGGCACTGGCGCGTGGTGAGCGCTGGCTGATCCTGGGCGACATGGCCGAGCTCGGCAACGACACGCTGAAGCTGCATGCCGGTATCGGCAAGCTCGCGCACCAGCGCGGCATCGAGCGCCTGCTCGCCACCGGCGTGAAAAGCGCCGAAGCCGCCAACGCCTTCGGTGCCGGCGCACAGCATTTCGCCACGCAGGAAGACCTCATCGAGGCGGCGTGCGCGCAGATCCACGAGGGCGTCACCGTCCTGGTGAAGGGTTCGCGATCCTCCGGCATGGAGCGGGTGGTCGCGGCGATGAAGAAGTACGCTGAAGGAGCATCCCATGCTGCTTGA
- a CDS encoding UDP-N-acetylmuramoyl-L-alanyl-D-glutamate--2,6-diaminopimelate ligase: MSSMNLNELLQGFADAQGAGEIVVSGLALDSREIAEGNAFVALRGTKGHGMDFAAKAVENGAAVILAEAPFDAADPGVPVVTVKNLREHTGAIAARFHGEPTKALDVVGITGTNGKTSTVQLLAQALAFLQKKPATVGTLGAGMHGAIVEGERTTPDAISMQGLFAGFRDAGATHVAMEVSSHALEQGRVNAVAFDVAVFTNLTRDHLDYHGTMEAYGAAKAKLFAFDGLRAAVINVDDAFGLKLAKGLPEGVQKLRTSMAHEATEKDAEVRADIIVTSAKGLSFNLNTPWGMRTVRSALLGRFNVANLLAVAAVLGALGEPFERIHAALEALQPVNGRMSRLGGDGKKPLVVVDYSHTPDALKQALLALRSHTKGKLICVFGAGGDRDAGKRPIMAGIAERLADVVIVTDDNPRTENGDDIVAQIVAGFVHPETVAVERDRARAIALALNGAKADDVVLIAGKGHETYQEGPDGKVPFDDLAVAQGLMAAPAAKGARA, translated from the coding sequence ATGAGCAGCATGAACCTCAACGAACTTCTACAAGGTTTCGCCGACGCCCAGGGTGCCGGCGAAATTGTCGTTTCCGGCCTGGCGCTGGATTCGCGCGAGATCGCCGAAGGCAACGCCTTCGTGGCCCTGCGCGGCACGAAAGGCCACGGCATGGATTTCGCGGCGAAGGCCGTGGAAAACGGCGCGGCCGTGATCCTGGCCGAGGCCCCGTTTGATGCGGCCGACCCGGGCGTGCCCGTCGTGACGGTGAAGAACCTGCGCGAGCACACGGGTGCCATCGCGGCGCGTTTCCATGGCGAGCCGACGAAGGCGCTGGACGTGGTCGGCATCACTGGCACCAACGGCAAGACCTCCACGGTGCAGCTGCTGGCGCAGGCGCTGGCGTTCCTGCAAAAGAAGCCGGCCACGGTCGGCACGCTGGGTGCCGGCATGCATGGCGCCATCGTGGAAGGCGAGCGCACCACGCCCGATGCGATCAGCATGCAGGGCCTGTTCGCCGGTTTCCGCGACGCTGGCGCGACCCACGTGGCGATGGAAGTGTCCTCGCACGCACTGGAGCAGGGCCGGGTGAATGCGGTCGCCTTCGATGTGGCGGTGTTCACCAACCTCACCCGCGATCACCTCGACTACCACGGCACGATGGAAGCCTACGGCGCCGCCAAGGCGAAGCTGTTCGCCTTCGATGGCCTGCGCGCCGCGGTGATCAACGTCGACGATGCCTTTGGCCTGAAGCTGGCCAAGGGCCTGCCCGAGGGCGTGCAGAAGCTGCGCACTTCGATGGCCCATGAGGCGACCGAGAAGGACGCCGAAGTCCGCGCCGATATCATCGTCACATCGGCCAAGGGCCTGTCGTTCAACCTGAACACGCCGTGGGGCATGCGCACCGTGCGCAGCGCGCTGCTCGGCCGTTTCAACGTCGCCAACCTGCTGGCTGTTGCCGCGGTGCTGGGCGCGCTGGGCGAGCCGTTCGAGCGCATCCACGCCGCGCTGGAAGCGCTGCAGCCGGTGAACGGCCGCATGAGCCGCCTGGGCGGCGATGGCAAGAAGCCGCTGGTGGTCGTCGATTATTCGCACACGCCCGATGCCCTGAAGCAGGCGCTGCTGGCGCTGCGTTCGCACACCAAGGGCAAGCTGATCTGCGTGTTCGGCGCCGGTGGCGACCGCGATGCGGGCAAGCGCCCGATCATGGCCGGTATCGCCGAGCGCCTGGCCGATGTGGTCATCGTGACGGACGATAACCCGCGCACCGAGAACGGCGACGATATCGTCGCGCAGATCGTCGCCGGCTTCGTCCACCCGGAAACCGTGGCCGTGGAGCGCGACCGCGCCAGGGCCATCGCACTGGCACTGAACGGTGCGAAAGCCGACGATGTGGTGCTGATCGCCGGCAAGGGCCATGAGACTTACCAGGAAGGCCCGGACGGCAAGGTGCCGTTCGATGACCTGGCCGTGGCGCAGGGCCTCATGGCCGCGCCGGCAGCGAAGGGGGCACGCGCATGA
- a CDS encoding peptidoglycan D,D-transpeptidase FtsI family protein yields MRARPGKLVVPSRRRGQGPSPRKRMTVMVAVLCVAASGLLVRAFDLQVVRKQFYQDQGDARFLREMPIAVSRGTIFDRNGEPLAVSTPVASIWANPPELLENADRIPDLAKALHVDADDLKSKIEARADKEFMYITRQMRPEDAQAIMDLKIPGINSQREYRRYYPSGAVNSHILGFTNIDDHGQEGLELAFDAWLAGKPGAKRVIRDRMGHVVEDVELVREPQPGRDITLSIDRRIQYLAYSALKDTLDKNKADSGSIVVMDVHTGEVLGMANLPSFNPNAVRGSSPGDRRNRAVTDVVEPGSTMKAFTMAAALSSGKYTPTAPLIETSPGTWMMGGHPVRDTHNWGTLTPTGVITKSSNVGAAKIAMTLDTDQMYDMFKSFGIGNSTGSGFPGEASGYLPVGRTWKPIEKSRIAYGYNLNVTPLQLATGYAAIANGGQYRAPSFIKGADNPINQVVSPEIAHELVRMLETVVAPGGTGFGFASVANYSVAGKTGTSHKNSVGGYYSNNYISLFVGMIPASNPRLVTVVVINDPKGGRYYGGSVAGPAFANVMTGAVRLLDIPPDNVGRWYAGGPSQGGMIGTTNAPPAADDSAAEEVVP; encoded by the coding sequence ATGAGGGCGCGCCCGGGCAAGCTCGTCGTACCCAGCCGCCGCCGCGGCCAGGGCCCGAGCCCGCGCAAGCGCATGACCGTGATGGTGGCCGTGCTGTGCGTGGCTGCCTCGGGCCTGCTCGTGCGCGCGTTCGACCTGCAGGTGGTGCGCAAGCAGTTCTACCAGGACCAGGGCGATGCCCGCTTCCTGCGTGAGATGCCCATCGCCGTGTCGCGTGGCACGATCTTCGATCGCAACGGCGAGCCGCTCGCCGTGTCGACACCGGTCGCCTCGATCTGGGCGAACCCGCCGGAGCTGCTCGAGAACGCCGACCGCATCCCGGACCTGGCGAAGGCGCTGCACGTCGATGCCGACGACCTGAAGTCGAAGATCGAAGCGCGCGCCGACAAGGAATTCATGTACATCACCCGCCAGATGCGTCCGGAAGACGCGCAGGCGATCATGGACCTGAAGATCCCGGGCATTAACTCGCAGCGCGAGTACCGCCGCTACTACCCCTCGGGCGCGGTGAACAGCCATATCCTGGGCTTCACCAATATCGATGACCACGGCCAGGAAGGCCTGGAGCTGGCGTTCGACGCATGGCTGGCCGGCAAGCCGGGCGCCAAGCGCGTCATCCGCGACCGCATGGGCCACGTGGTGGAAGATGTGGAACTGGTGCGCGAGCCGCAGCCGGGCCGCGACATCACGCTGTCGATCGATCGCCGCATCCAGTACCTGGCGTACAGCGCGCTGAAGGATACGCTGGACAAGAACAAGGCCGATTCCGGCAGCATCGTGGTGATGGACGTGCACACCGGCGAAGTGCTGGGCATGGCCAACCTGCCTTCGTTCAACCCGAATGCCGTGCGTGGCAGCAGCCCGGGCGACCGCCGCAACCGCGCGGTCACCGACGTGGTGGAGCCGGGTTCCACCATGAAGGCGTTCACCATGGCCGCGGCGCTCAGCAGCGGCAAGTACACGCCCACCGCGCCGCTGATCGAGACCTCGCCCGGCACGTGGATGATGGGCGGCCACCCGGTGCGCGATACGCATAACTGGGGCACGCTCACCCCGACCGGCGTCATTACCAAATCCTCCAACGTCGGCGCGGCGAAGATCGCGATGACGCTGGATACCGACCAGATGTACGACATGTTCAAGTCGTTCGGGATCGGTAACAGCACGGGCAGCGGTTTCCCGGGCGAAGCCTCGGGCTACCTGCCGGTGGGCCGCACGTGGAAGCCGATCGAGAAGTCTCGCATCGCCTACGGTTACAACCTCAACGTGACCCCGCTGCAGCTCGCCACGGGTTACGCCGCCATCGCCAATGGCGGCCAGTACCGCGCACCCAGCTTCATCAAGGGTGCGGATAACCCGATCAACCAGGTGGTCTCCCCGGAGATCGCGCACGAGCTCGTGCGCATGCTGGAAACCGTGGTCGCCCCGGGCGGCACCGGCTTCGGCTTCGCCTCGGTGGCCAACTACAGCGTGGCCGGCAAGACCGGTACCTCGCACAAGAACTCGGTGGGCGGTTACTACTCCAACAACTATATCTCGCTGTTCGTCGGCATGATCCCGGCCAGCAACCCGCGCCTGGTCACCGTGGTGGTGATCAACGATCCGAAGGGCGGCCGTTACTACGGCGGCTCGGTGGCCGGCCCGGCGTTCGCCAATGTCATGACCGGCGCAGTGCGCCTCCTCGATATCCCACCCGACAATGTCGGCCGCTGGTACGCCGGCGGACCCAGCCAGGGCGGGATGATCGGAACGACCAACGCACCACCGGCCGCCGACGATAGTGCGGCGGAAGAGGTGGTGCCATGA
- the ftsL gene encoding cell division protein FtsL, producing the protein MKTFGAICLSLLLLAVIASAIGVVWTRHESRVLFVELSRLQTQKDDLGVEYGRLELEQATYAEPSRIDGDAREKLGMFTPKPQDIQLVRR; encoded by the coding sequence ATGAAGACCTTCGGCGCGATCTGCCTCTCGCTCTTGCTGCTGGCGGTGATCGCCAGCGCGATCGGCGTGGTGTGGACGCGCCACGAGAGCCGCGTGCTCTTTGTCGAACTCTCGCGCCTGCAGACGCAGAAAGACGACCTGGGCGTGGAATACGGCCGCCTTGAGCTGGAGCAGGCAACGTACGCCGAGCCCAGCCGCATCGACGGCGACGCGCGCGAGAAGCTCGGCATGTTCACGCCGAAGCCGCAAGATATCCAGTTGGTGCGCCGATGA
- the rsmH gene encoding 16S rRNA (cytosine(1402)-N(4))-methyltransferase RsmH → MAGRDVHIPVMLDEVVEGLAVRENGRYLDGTFGRGGHARAVLSRLSPEGRLFLMDRDPTAIAVAETGLATDPRVSLRHDNFATMGEWAELADGGLDGILLDLGVSSPQLDDASRGFSFMADAPLDMRMDTTRGISAADFLRDAEEAEIADVLWTFGEERFSRRIAKVIVERRATAPITRTGDLAELVARCVGRREPGKNPATRTFQALRIRVNEELTSVERGLDAALELLNVGGRLAVISFHSLEDRMVKQFIRGHEGRVQGSRRAPPKEAPAARLKPVGKAIFASDAEVAANPRSRSAVLRIAEKLA, encoded by the coding sequence ATGGCGGGGCGCGATGTGCACATCCCGGTGATGCTCGACGAAGTGGTGGAGGGCCTCGCCGTGCGCGAGAACGGGCGCTACCTGGATGGGACATTCGGCCGCGGCGGTCACGCCAGGGCGGTGCTTTCCCGTCTTTCGCCCGAAGGCCGCCTGTTCCTGATGGACCGCGACCCCACCGCCATCGCCGTGGCCGAAACAGGCCTCGCCACCGACCCGCGCGTTTCCCTGCGCCACGATAATTTCGCCACCATGGGCGAATGGGCTGAGCTCGCCGATGGCGGCCTCGACGGCATCCTGCTTGACCTGGGCGTGTCGTCGCCGCAGCTCGACGATGCCAGCCGTGGCTTCAGCTTCATGGCCGATGCCCCGCTCGACATGCGCATGGACACCACCCGCGGTATCAGCGCGGCCGATTTCCTGCGCGACGCGGAGGAAGCCGAGATCGCCGACGTGCTGTGGACCTTTGGCGAAGAGCGCTTCAGCCGCCGCATCGCCAAGGTGATCGTCGAGCGCCGCGCCACCGCGCCGATCACCCGCACCGGCGACCTCGCCGAGCTGGTGGCGCGCTGCGTGGGCCGCCGCGAGCCGGGCAAGAACCCTGCCACGCGTACGTTCCAGGCGCTGCGCATCCGTGTGAATGAAGAACTGACGTCGGTGGAGCGTGGCCTCGATGCCGCGCTCGAACTGCTCAACGTCGGTGGCCGCCTCGCCGTCATCAGCTTCCACTCGCTGGAAGACCGCATGGTGAAGCAGTTCATCCGCGGGCACGAAGGCCGCGTGCAGGGCAGCCGCCGCGCACCGCCGAAGGAAGCCCCGGCCGCCCGCCTGAAACCGGTGGGCAAGGCGATCTTCGCCTCCGATGCCGAAGTGGCCGCGAACCCGCGCTCGCGTTCCGCCGTGCTGCGCATCGCGGAGAAATTGGCATGA
- the mraZ gene encoding division/cell wall cluster transcriptional repressor MraZ, whose protein sequence is MFQGETAITVDDKGRLTIPTSYRDQVADVCKNRLVVTYNPFETGCLWIFPYEEWERVRDDVNKLPSVKAVHRNLQMKLVGAAAIVEPDGAARILLPASQRAAAGIEKKAVLLGMGSKFELWSEQAHLAKIRQTITEDEISDDMADLRL, encoded by the coding sequence ATGTTCCAAGGCGAAACAGCCATCACGGTCGACGACAAGGGTCGTCTGACGATTCCGACCTCGTATCGGGATCAGGTGGCTGACGTCTGCAAAAACCGTCTGGTCGTTACCTATAACCCCTTCGAAACCGGTTGCCTGTGGATCTTTCCTTACGAGGAATGGGAACGGGTACGCGATGACGTCAACAAGCTTCCTTCCGTCAAGGCCGTGCACCGCAACCTGCAGATGAAGCTGGTAGGCGCCGCCGCCATCGTCGAGCCCGACGGTGCGGCACGCATCCTCCTGCCAGCGAGCCAACGCGCGGCGGCAGGCATAGAGAAAAAAGCCGTGCTGCTCGGCATGGGTAGCAAGTTCGAGCTTTGGAGCGAACAGGCCCACCTCGCGAAGATCCGCCAGACGATCACCGAGGATGAAATCAGCGACGACATGGCGGATCTGCGGTTGTAA
- the rsmI gene encoding 16S rRNA (cytidine(1402)-2'-O)-methyltransferase, producing the protein MPTSRTGILHVVATPIGNRDDISARAVATLRQVAVIAAEDTRHTRPLLQHLGIDTPLVALHDHNERTAVDGLVERMRNGDDVALVSDAGTPLISDPGFRLVRAARVAGLKVSPVPGASAVIAALSVAGLPSDRFVFEGFLAAKSGARKARLAELAGESRTLIFYESSHRILECLEDMRDVFGADREAVVARELTKLFETVLGAPLGELVGTVAADANQQKGEFVVMVAGREAGEDEKLAEGLRVFGILKEELPPAKAAKMAAAITGAPRKALYGA; encoded by the coding sequence ATGCCCACTTCCCGCACCGGCATCCTGCACGTTGTCGCCACGCCGATCGGCAACCGGGATGACATCAGCGCGCGGGCGGTGGCCACGCTGCGCCAGGTGGCGGTGATCGCCGCCGAGGACACCCGGCACACCCGGCCGTTGCTGCAGCACCTGGGCATCGATACGCCGCTGGTCGCCCTGCATGACCACAACGAGCGCACCGCGGTGGATGGCCTGGTGGAGCGCATGCGCAACGGTGACGACGTGGCGCTGGTCTCCGATGCCGGCACGCCGCTGATCAGCGATCCGGGCTTTCGGCTGGTGCGTGCAGCACGCGTCGCGGGGCTCAAGGTCAGCCCGGTGCCGGGCGCCAGCGCGGTGATCGCTGCGCTCTCCGTCGCCGGCCTGCCCAGCGACCGCTTCGTCTTCGAAGGCTTCCTCGCGGCAAAAAGCGGTGCACGCAAGGCGCGCCTTGCCGAACTGGCGGGCGAATCGCGCACGCTTATCTTCTATGAGTCGTCGCACCGCATCCTCGAATGCCTTGAAGACATGCGTGATGTGTTCGGCGCCGATCGCGAGGCCGTCGTCGCCCGCGAACTCACCAAACTGTTCGAAACCGTGCTGGGTGCGCCGCTCGGCGAACTGGTCGGCACCGTGGCGGCCGATGCGAACCAGCAGAAGGGCGAGTTCGTGGTGATGGTCGCGGGGCGCGAGGCGGGCGAGGACGAGAAGCTGGCCGAGGGGCTGCGTGTGTTCGGCATCCTCAAAGAGGAACTGCCGCCGGCCAAGGCGGCGAAGATGGCGGCGGCCATTACCGGCGCCCCACGCAAGGCACTCTACGGCGCATAA